The following coding sequences are from one Odontesthes bonariensis isolate fOdoBon6 chromosome 10, fOdoBon6.hap1, whole genome shotgun sequence window:
- the her9 gene encoding hairy-related 9 isoform X2 translates to MPADTMEKQTASPIAGAPANGSHTPDKPKNASEHRKSSKPIMEKRRRARINESLGQLKTLILDALKKDSSRHSKLEKADILEMTVKHLRNLQRVQMSALSADATVLSKYRAGFNECMNEVTRFLSTSEGVNTEVRSRLLNHLSSCMSQMMSMNYPQQTPSQQTHLAQPLHVQLPSTLPISAAAMSSKLSPAEAVSPKVFGGFQLVPASDGQFAFLIPNPAFASATAPVIPLYANAGVPVSINASPVHGSSAPTAASPVHGMTSFSGGSQAVSPVGLSTGPESSEPVWRPW, encoded by the exons ATGCCAGCTGACACGATGGAAAAGCAGACGGCATCTCCGATTGCCGGAGCCCCTGCAAACGGATCGCACACACCGGACAAACCGAAAAATGCCAGCGAGCATAGAAAA TCGTCCAAACCCATCATGGAAAAACGCCGTAGAGCGAGAATAAACGAAAGCCTAGGGCAGCTCAAGACTCTCATCCTGGATGCACTGAAGAAAGAT AGCTCCAGACACTCCAAGCTGGAAAAAGCAGACATCCTGGAGATGACGGTGAAACATCTGAGGAACCTGCAGCGCGTGCAGATGAGCG CGCTCTCAGCTGATGCCACGGTTCTGAGCAAATACAGGGCCGGATTCAACGAGTGCATGAACGAGGTCACCCGCTTCTTGTCTACCTCTGAAGGGGTGAACACGGAGGTGAGGTCGAGGCTCCTCAACCACCTGTCCAGCTGCATGAGCCAGATGATGTCCATGAACTACCCGCAGCAGACCCCGTCCCAGCAGACTCACCTGGCTCAGCCTCTCCATGTGCAGCTCCCATCCACTCTGCCCATCAGTGCTGCTGCTATGAGCTCCAAACTCAGTCCTGCAGAGGCCGTCTCACCTAAAGTCTTTGGTGGTTTTCAGCTGGTTCCCGCGAGCGATGGACAGTTCGCTTTTTTGATCCCAAACCCAGCCTTTGCCTCAGCCACGGCCCCTGTCATCCCTCTTTACGCGAACGCAGGGGTGCCTGTCTCAATTAACGCCAGTCCGGTACACGGCAGTTCTGCGCCGACTGCAGCATCTCCTGTCCATGGTATGACTTCCTTCTCCGGGGGGTCCCAGGCAGTGAGCCCCGTGGGGCTGAGCACCGGCCCCGAGAGCAGCGAGCCAGTGTGGCGGCCTTGGTAG
- the her9 gene encoding hairy-related 9 isoform X1, with the protein MPADTMEKQTASPIAGAPANGSHTPDKPKNASEHRKSSKPIMEKRRRARINESLGQLKTLILDALKKDSSRHSKLEKADILEMTVKHLRNLQRVQMSAALSADATVLSKYRAGFNECMNEVTRFLSTSEGVNTEVRSRLLNHLSSCMSQMMSMNYPQQTPSQQTHLAQPLHVQLPSTLPISAAAMSSKLSPAEAVSPKVFGGFQLVPASDGQFAFLIPNPAFASATAPVIPLYANAGVPVSINASPVHGSSAPTAASPVHGMTSFSGGSQAVSPVGLSTGPESSEPVWRPW; encoded by the exons ATGCCAGCTGACACGATGGAAAAGCAGACGGCATCTCCGATTGCCGGAGCCCCTGCAAACGGATCGCACACACCGGACAAACCGAAAAATGCCAGCGAGCATAGAAAA TCGTCCAAACCCATCATGGAAAAACGCCGTAGAGCGAGAATAAACGAAAGCCTAGGGCAGCTCAAGACTCTCATCCTGGATGCACTGAAGAAAGAT AGCTCCAGACACTCCAAGCTGGAAAAAGCAGACATCCTGGAGATGACGGTGAAACATCTGAGGAACCTGCAGCGCGTGCAGATGAGCG CAGCGCTCTCAGCTGATGCCACGGTTCTGAGCAAATACAGGGCCGGATTCAACGAGTGCATGAACGAGGTCACCCGCTTCTTGTCTACCTCTGAAGGGGTGAACACGGAGGTGAGGTCGAGGCTCCTCAACCACCTGTCCAGCTGCATGAGCCAGATGATGTCCATGAACTACCCGCAGCAGACCCCGTCCCAGCAGACTCACCTGGCTCAGCCTCTCCATGTGCAGCTCCCATCCACTCTGCCCATCAGTGCTGCTGCTATGAGCTCCAAACTCAGTCCTGCAGAGGCCGTCTCACCTAAAGTCTTTGGTGGTTTTCAGCTGGTTCCCGCGAGCGATGGACAGTTCGCTTTTTTGATCCCAAACCCAGCCTTTGCCTCAGCCACGGCCCCTGTCATCCCTCTTTACGCGAACGCAGGGGTGCCTGTCTCAATTAACGCCAGTCCGGTACACGGCAGTTCTGCGCCGACTGCAGCATCTCCTGTCCATGGTATGACTTCCTTCTCCGGGGGGTCCCAGGCAGTGAGCCCCGTGGGGCTGAGCACCGGCCCCGAGAGCAGCGAGCCAGTGTGGCGGCCTTGGTAG